One genomic region from Candidatus Melainabacteria bacterium encodes:
- a CDS encoding tetratricopeptide repeat protein, translating into MEKKYIYFLFIVFLIIQLLNAYCQDGANTANPEIVSLINEGIKLHKNKDYQGALKLFSDALSIEPNNILVRQNISIAHNNYGKYLADKTDYESALKEFRLAIYFDLQNKTADANLDALLSQRGVKANSPQTRAQLGDKLRADANFELALIEYQKALSLAKGAEPNVLLSIGDIYYILYLREGQRTDDINKAIDSYKKSLELKETSKGHIKLGDGLLALKDVALAIEHYKKAIQLDPASQDALGANVRGWNEVVRLAPLVADNHVGLALALQMKKDFTNAEEEFNQALKLDPENELAQKSLENLSKEKLKAQSSQIAEGALKLQTEGRFDEAIEQYVKAIELNPQDSKLHYNVGTAFQAKDDFEHAEKAYKKALGLDPGSEKAKSALELLAKQANNKKVQELSTRAVELQNSGNYQEAISTYLAALSINTNDAALFYNLGTAYQASGDLNNATIQYEKAINIDKTNQTYPNALKLAKIDLASPLIQNAINKQTSNDLAGAITDYNKALELTPDDAQTYFNLATAYQANKQTDEAIKSYTKAVQLDPKGQADSFFFLGTLFEEKKINKTAIDYYQKYLQNAPLGTYAKDAKDRIAYLRTLK; encoded by the coding sequence ATGGAAAAAAAATATATATATTTTCTTTTTATTGTTTTTTTAATCATTCAATTACTTAATGCTTACTGCCAGGATGGAGCAAATACAGCTAATCCAGAAATAGTTAGTTTAATAAATGAAGGAATAAAACTACATAAGAACAAGGATTACCAAGGAGCACTAAAATTATTTAGTGATGCATTGTCAATTGAACCAAATAATATTCTTGTTAGGCAAAATATTAGCATAGCCCATAATAACTATGGTAAATATCTGGCAGATAAAACTGATTATGAAAGTGCTTTAAAAGAATTCAGATTAGCAATTTACTTTGATCTTCAAAATAAAACAGCAGATGCAAATTTAGATGCCTTGCTTTCTCAAAGAGGAGTTAAAGCTAATAGCCCTCAAACTAGAGCACAACTTGGAGATAAGCTAAGAGCTGATGCTAATTTTGAGCTTGCACTTATTGAATACCAAAAAGCTTTAAGCCTAGCTAAAGGTGCTGAGCCAAATGTTTTACTTAGCATAGGAGATATTTATTATATTTTGTACTTAAGAGAAGGACAAAGAACAGATGACATAAATAAAGCAATTGATTCTTATAAAAAGTCACTTGAATTAAAAGAAACCTCAAAGGGACATATAAAGTTAGGAGATGGGTTGTTAGCACTTAAGGATGTTGCTCTCGCAATTGAGCATTATAAAAAAGCAATTCAACTTGATCCTGCTTCACAAGATGCCTTAGGCGCAAATGTTAGAGGCTGGAATGAAGTTGTTAGGCTTGCTCCACTTGTTGCTGACAATCACGTTGGTTTAGCATTAGCTCTTCAAATGAAAAAAGATTTTACAAATGCAGAAGAAGAATTTAATCAAGCACTAAAATTAGACCCAGAAAATGAGCTTGCTCAAAAATCTCTTGAGAATTTAAGTAAGGAAAAATTAAAAGCACAATCCTCACAAATTGCTGAAGGTGCATTAAAACTACAAACTGAAGGCAGGTTTGATGAAGCTATTGAACAATATGTTAAAGCAATAGAACTAAACCCACAAGATTCAAAATTACACTACAATGTTGGTACAGCATTTCAAGCTAAAGATGATTTTGAACATGCTGAAAAAGCTTATAAAAAGGCACTGGGATTAGATCCTGGAAGTGAAAAAGCAAAAAGTGCTTTAGAACTTCTGGCGAAACAAGCAAACAATAAAAAAGTTCAAGAACTATCTACAAGAGCTGTTGAACTACAAAACTCAGGAAACTATCAAGAAGCAATTTCTACATATTTAGCAGCACTGTCAATAAACACAAATGACGCTGCCTTGTTTTATAATCTTGGTACAGCTTATCAAGCATCTGGTGACTTAAATAATGCTACTATTCAATATGAGAAAGCTATAAATATCGATAAGACTAATCAAACATATCCAAATGCATTAAAACTAGCTAAGATTGATCTTGCTTCCCCTTTAATACAAAATGCCATTAATAAACAAACTTCTAACGATCTTGCTGGTGCTATAACTGACTATAACAAAGCACTTGAACTAACACCTGATGATGCTCAGACATATTTTAATTTAGCCACAGCATATCAAGCCAATAAACAAACCGATGAAGCTATAAAATCTTATACAAAGGCAGTTCAGTTGGATCCAAAAGGACAAGCAGATAGTTTTTTCTTTTTAGGTACGCTATTTGAAGAAAAGAAAATTAATAAAACTGCAATTGATTACTACCAAAAATATCTTCAAAACGCACCTCTTGGTACTTATGCAAAAGATGCTAAGGATAGGATTGCATATCTAAGGACATTGAAATGA